CGTGGGTCCAGATAGTATCGGCCGATAGCGATGATTTCATCGCCGTGCGCCTCGGGGACCGTCCCCACGAGCGAAACATCGTTTCGACGGTTGATGTACGCGAAATCCTGCATCTGCCGCTGCGGGATGCGCTTCATATGGGACATGTAACGGTAGTACATCGCCTGCTGAGAAACCGCGTAAAACAAGTCCCTGATTCGCGGCTCGTCAGTCGGGTGTATCGGACGGAAGTTGATCTGAGTTCCGTCATCCAACAGCAGCGAGGTGCGCAAATCCTGGGGACCCAGCAGGAGCTTGCCGTCGGTATCACCCAACTCGCCCGCCAGCTCCGGACGGATATACTTCGCCTTTACCGCCTCCTGGAGCAGCTTTGCGCGAAAATCGGGATGCGAAATGCTGATCAGCGCAAGAGCGCGATCCTGAACGCTTTTCCCGTGAAGATATGCGATCCCGTATTCCGTCACGACGTAATGGACATCGCCCCGCGTTGTAACAACTCCCGCGCCCGCGCTCAAGTGAGTGACAATCCTTGAAACTTTGCCTTCCTGCGCCGTTGAAGGAAGCGCGATAATCGCTTTCCCGCCGGGCGCCCTGGCGGCGCCTCGATTGAAGTCGACCTGCCCGCCGATCCCGGAGAAAAACTTGGTGCCCAGCGAATCCGAACAGACCTGGCCGGTCAGGTCAACCTCGAGCGCAACATTGATGGCCACCATCTTATGCTGCTGCCCGATGACAAAAACATCATTCACATATTCGGTCGGGTGAAATGAGAAGAAGGGATTGTTGTCGATGTAGTCATAAAGCTTCCGGCTCCCCATGCAGAAGCTGGCAACAATTTTCCCGCGGTCTATCGACTTGCGTTTGCCCGTGACCGCGCCCGCCTCGATAAGATCGATCAAGGCGTCGGAGAACATCTCCGTATGAATTCCCAAATCCCTCTTCTCT
The window above is part of the Candidatus Abyssobacteria bacterium SURF_5 genome. Proteins encoded here:
- a CDS encoding GNAT family N-acetyltransferase produces the protein MTEQRKYVFDPDWREKYRSMIATAEEAVAEIMPGHRVFIGTGCATPQELVRALTARSNELADTEIVHLLTFGEAPYAHKELAEHFRVNSFFIAENVRNIIQEGLGDYTPIFLSDIPKLFKSGQLPLDSALIQVTPPDRLGLCSLGISVDIVKSAAENAALVIAQVNPQMPRTLGDSFIHINDLDILVPVDEPLYEITQAQPTEVTRRIGEYVAALIEDGSTVEFGIGRIPQAVLEFLREKRDLGIHTEMFSDALIDLIEAGAVTGKRKSIDRGKIVASFCMGSRKLYDYIDNNPFFSFHPTEYVNDVFVIGQQHKMVAINVALEVDLTGQVCSDSLGTKFFSGIGGQVDFNRGAARAPGGKAIIALPSTAQEGKVSRIVTHLSAGAGVVTTRGDVHYVVTEYGIAYLHGKSVQDRALALISISHPDFRAKLLQEAVKAKYIRPELAGELGDTDGKLLLGPQDLRTSLLLDDGTQINFRPIHPTDEPRIRDLFYAVSQQAMYYRYMSHMKRIPQRQMQDFAYINRRNDVSLVGTVPEAHGDEIIAIGRYYLDPRTNKAEIALLVRDSWQKRGIGSFLLKYLVTIARRNGISGFTAEVLRENKPAQSLLQKSGLKMRSTLSEGIYTFDLDFD